In the genome of Pseudomonas sp. Teo4, the window TGCCACGACAACGAGCACTCGCGCTACACCGACCAGCAGTATTTCAGCGAAGGTTCGACCAGTACGCCGAGCATCGCCAAGGCCACCCACAACCCGTTCGCCGGGCTGGCGGGCATGCTCAAGAAAGACTGAACGTCGTTTCGCCCCCGTTACCGCCGGGTAGCCGTATAATCGCGCTTTTTCTGCGAAGGGCCCCGGCACGTGGCAAACAAACGGTACAGCTGCATCGGCCTGTTCAATCCCAAGTCAGCGGAGAACGTAGGTTCGGTGATGCGCGCGGCGGGTTGCTACGGCGTCAACTCGGTGTTCTACACCGGCAAGCGTTATGAACGCGCACGTGACTTCGTCACCGACACCAAGCGTGTGCACTACGACATTCCATTGATTGGCATCGATGACCTGCAGCGCATCATTCCGCTGGGCTGCACGCCGGTGGCCGTGGAGCTGGTCGAAGGCGCCCGCCCGCTGCCCGAATACACCCACCCAGACCGCGCCATCTACATCTTCGGCCCGGAAGACGGCAGCCTGAGTGCCGATGTGCGGGCGTG includes:
- a CDS encoding RNA methyltransferase — encoded protein: MANKRYSCIGLFNPKSAENVGSVMRAAGCYGVNSVFYTGKRYERARDFVTDTKRVHYDIPLIGIDDLQRIIPLGCTPVAVELVEGARPLPEYTHPDRAIYIFGPEDGSLSADVRAWCEETIYIPTEGCMNLAATVNVVLYDRLAKGLNTRSGPKFK